The following are encoded in a window of Saccharothrix longispora genomic DNA:
- a CDS encoding cation:proton antiporter, translated as MLLAAAPPSPIGAHPMLVFLLQVAVLLGVAFALGRLATRFGMPAVVGELTAGILLGPSLLAVVAPGFSAWLFPVDEGQLHLLDAVGQLGVLLLVGLSGAHIDLRFARRRLGLVAGVSAGGLLLPLGLGVGAGMVLPAAMIGEGAARPVFALFIGVAICVSAIPVIAKVLLEMNLMHRDIGQLTMTAAGLDDIAGWSLLAVCAGMAAGGLSAGSVALTVGSLVAVALVAVVVGRPVVTLVLRLASRSAEPGVTVTAVVVLVVASSAGTHALHLEPILGAFVCGLLISWSGVLDRAKLTPLRTVVMSVLAPLFFATAGLRMDLTALRQPAVLGAAALVLLLAVIGKFAGAYLGARAGGLDHWEGLALGAGLNARGVIGVIVAMVGLRLGVLTTGTYTVVVLVAVVTSLMAPPTLRYAVRRIAVTDEERERERAFSG; from the coding sequence ATGCTCCTCGCCGCCGCGCCGCCGAGCCCCATCGGCGCACACCCGATGCTGGTGTTCCTGCTCCAGGTCGCCGTGCTGCTCGGTGTCGCCTTCGCGCTGGGCCGGCTCGCGACGCGGTTCGGGATGCCCGCGGTGGTGGGTGAGCTCACCGCGGGCATCCTGCTCGGCCCGTCGCTGCTCGCCGTCGTGGCACCGGGCTTCTCGGCCTGGCTGTTCCCGGTCGACGAGGGGCAGCTGCACCTGCTCGACGCGGTCGGGCAGCTCGGCGTGCTGCTGCTCGTCGGGCTCTCCGGTGCGCACATCGACCTCCGGTTCGCCCGCCGGCGCCTCGGCCTGGTGGCGGGGGTGAGCGCGGGCGGCCTGCTGCTCCCCCTCGGCCTCGGGGTCGGGGCGGGGATGGTGCTCCCCGCCGCGATGATCGGTGAGGGCGCCGCCCGCCCGGTGTTCGCGCTGTTCATCGGCGTCGCGATCTGCGTCAGCGCCATCCCGGTGATCGCCAAGGTGCTGCTGGAGATGAACCTGATGCACCGCGACATCGGCCAGCTGACCATGACCGCGGCCGGGTTGGACGACATCGCCGGGTGGTCGCTGCTGGCCGTGTGCGCCGGCATGGCGGCCGGCGGGTTGAGCGCGGGGAGCGTGGCGCTCACGGTCGGCTCCCTCGTCGCGGTCGCCCTGGTCGCGGTGGTGGTGGGCAGGCCGGTGGTCACGCTCGTGCTGAGGCTCGCTTCCCGGTCGGCCGAGCCCGGCGTGACGGTGACCGCCGTCGTGGTGCTGGTCGTCGCGTCGTCGGCCGGGACCCACGCCCTGCACCTGGAGCCGATCCTGGGCGCGTTCGTCTGCGGCCTGCTGATCAGCTGGTCGGGGGTGCTGGACCGGGCGAAGCTGACACCGCTGCGGACGGTCGTGATGTCCGTCCTCGCGCCGTTGTTCTTCGCCACCGCCGGTCTGCGCATGGACCTCACCGCCCTGCGGCAACCGGCGGTGCTCGGCGCGGCGGCACTGGTCCTGCTGCTCGCCGTGATCGGCAAGTTCGCCGGCGCCTACCTGGGGGCCCGCGCCGGCGGCCTGGACCACTGGGAGGGGCTGGCCCTGGGCGCCGGGCTCAACGCGCGCGGCGTCATCGGCGTCATCGTCGCGATGGTCGGCCTGCGCCTGGGGGTCTTGACGACCGGGACCTACACGGTCGTCGTGCTGGTCGCCGTGGTGACGTCGCTGATGGCGCCGCCGACCCTGCGGTACGCGGTCAGGCGCATCGCGGTCACGGACGAGGAACGCGAGCGCGAACGGGCGTTCAGCGGCTGA
- a CDS encoding ATP-grasp domain-containing protein, whose protein sequence is MTTPEDTRPLLLVVATGMRTYREYLLRSIAAEYRVHLFLSTEPEWEKEYVAGWTVLPNTMDGPAMAAAATALAEREAIAGVLCWDEARIHAAAFVAQAVGARNGDPDVVWRLRDKGRTRAALDDAGVAQPRSIPVKTVDDAVAAAGVVGYPVILKPRGLGASLGVVKVADEEGLRANFAFTLAAEGPEPVVFDTDQPVLVEEFVSGEEISVDSVVRDGEVTPLFVGRKVVGYPPYAEEVGHFVDAHDPLLADPALLKALQRTHEALGFTDGVTHSEFMLTESGPEVIEVNGRLGGDLIPYLGLLATGIDPGLVAAAAATGRPVDLTPTRGRVAGIRFFYVAEEDTTIGSLGFAEEALPEGMDRVVVVAQPGAVVSPPPKGTVWGRIAFAIATGDSRAQVAERLAAAETAFDVKPA, encoded by the coding sequence ATGACCACCCCCGAGGACACCCGCCCGTTGCTGCTGGTGGTCGCCACCGGCATGCGGACCTACCGCGAGTACCTGCTGCGCTCGATCGCCGCCGAGTACCGCGTCCACCTGTTCCTGAGCACCGAGCCGGAGTGGGAGAAGGAGTACGTCGCGGGTTGGACCGTGCTGCCCAACACCATGGACGGCCCGGCCATGGCCGCCGCGGCGACCGCGCTGGCCGAACGCGAGGCGATCGCGGGCGTGCTGTGCTGGGACGAGGCGCGCATCCACGCCGCCGCGTTCGTCGCGCAGGCCGTCGGCGCCCGCAACGGCGACCCCGACGTGGTGTGGCGACTGCGGGACAAGGGCCGGACCCGCGCGGCGCTGGACGACGCCGGCGTGGCACAGCCCCGATCCATCCCGGTCAAGACCGTGGACGACGCGGTGGCCGCGGCGGGCGTGGTCGGCTACCCGGTGATCCTCAAGCCGCGTGGCCTGGGCGCCAGCCTCGGCGTGGTCAAGGTGGCCGACGAGGAGGGGCTGCGGGCGAACTTCGCCTTCACCCTGGCCGCGGAGGGGCCCGAGCCGGTCGTGTTCGACACCGACCAGCCGGTCCTCGTCGAGGAGTTCGTCTCCGGCGAGGAGATCAGCGTCGACTCGGTGGTGCGCGACGGCGAGGTGACCCCGCTGTTCGTCGGCCGCAAGGTGGTCGGCTACCCGCCCTACGCCGAGGAGGTCGGCCACTTCGTCGACGCCCACGACCCGTTGCTCGCCGACCCCGCGCTGCTCAAGGCGCTCCAGCGGACCCACGAGGCGCTGGGCTTCACCGACGGCGTCACGCACTCGGAGTTCATGCTCACCGAATCCGGCCCCGAGGTCATCGAGGTCAACGGCCGCCTCGGCGGCGACCTGATCCCGTACCTGGGCCTGCTCGCCACCGGCATCGACCCCGGTCTGGTCGCGGCGGCGGCGGCGACCGGCAGGCCCGTCGACCTGACGCCCACGCGCGGCCGGGTGGCCGGCATCCGCTTCTTCTACGTGGCCGAGGAGGACACCACGATCGGTTCCCTCGGGTTCGCCGAGGAGGCGTTGCCCGAGGGCATGGACCGCGTCGTCGTGGTGGCCCAGCCCGGTGCCGTCGTCTCGCCGCCGCCCAAGGGCACGGTGTGGGGCCGCATCGCCTTCGCCATCGCCACCGGCGACTCCCGCGCCCAGGTCGCCGAGCGGCTGGCCGCCGCCGAGACCGCCTTCGACGTCAAGCCCGCCTGA
- a CDS encoding MFS transporter yields MATEKKSAGIWSTFVESPVAVKAVLGGVFINKVGGFLNIFLVLFLTAKGYSDGQAATALGVYGVGSVIGVLIGGALADRLGARNSTVLSMAGSAALIAALLYLPSYPLLIVAIAAVGAVSQVYRPASATLLSELTDDDRQVMIFAMYRFGMNLGTTAAPLIGLALYHWGGDSYQLLFWGEALIALAYAVVAHLVLPSKAEEKRIRFGEADSAPATGSYAEVFRDRRYLAFLLVVFINGVVYMQYLSTLPLDVQKSGVPIFWYTFAVALNGAVVIMFELLVTKTTQNMPAKIVVAVTFVLLGLGVATYGLPLGPAVIIIGTLLWTLAEIIGGPVVFSYPGVVAPPHLKGRYIGSFQFVFGLGSAAGPIVGGFLFVQLGHAVWPVLGAVSLVGAVIGYFATRQNPRVAEKAEEPVSQS; encoded by the coding sequence ATGGCGACAGAAAAGAAGTCAGCAGGCATCTGGAGCACGTTCGTCGAGTCGCCGGTGGCGGTGAAGGCGGTGCTGGGCGGCGTCTTCATCAACAAGGTCGGCGGCTTCCTCAACATCTTCCTGGTGCTGTTCCTGACCGCGAAGGGCTACTCCGACGGCCAGGCGGCCACCGCGCTGGGCGTGTACGGCGTCGGCAGCGTGATCGGCGTGCTCATCGGCGGCGCGCTCGCCGACCGGCTCGGCGCGCGCAACTCCACGGTGCTCAGCATGGCGGGGTCCGCCGCGCTCATCGCGGCACTGCTCTACCTGCCCAGCTACCCGCTGCTGATCGTCGCGATCGCGGCGGTGGGCGCGGTCTCCCAGGTCTACCGGCCGGCGTCGGCGACGCTGCTGTCGGAGCTGACCGACGACGACCGCCAGGTCATGATCTTCGCGATGTACCGGTTCGGCATGAACCTCGGCACGACCGCCGCGCCGCTGATCGGGCTGGCCCTGTACCACTGGGGCGGTGACAGCTACCAGCTGCTGTTCTGGGGCGAGGCGCTGATCGCCCTGGCCTACGCGGTGGTGGCGCACCTGGTCCTGCCGTCCAAGGCGGAGGAGAAGCGCATCCGCTTCGGCGAGGCCGACTCGGCGCCCGCGACCGGCAGCTACGCCGAGGTGTTCCGCGACCGCAGGTACCTGGCGTTCCTGCTGGTCGTGTTCATCAACGGCGTGGTCTACATGCAGTACCTCTCCACGCTGCCGCTGGACGTGCAGAAGTCCGGGGTGCCGATCTTCTGGTACACGTTCGCGGTCGCGCTCAACGGCGCGGTGGTGATCATGTTCGAGCTGCTGGTGACCAAGACGACGCAGAACATGCCGGCCAAGATCGTCGTGGCCGTCACGTTCGTGCTGCTCGGCCTCGGCGTGGCCACCTACGGCCTGCCCCTGGGGCCGGCCGTGATCATCATCGGCACGCTGCTGTGGACGCTGGCCGAGATCATCGGCGGACCGGTCGTGTTCTCCTACCCCGGCGTGGTCGCGCCCCCGCACCTCAAGGGGCGCTACATCGGCAGCTTCCAGTTCGTCTTCGGGCTCGGCTCGGCCGCCGGGCCGATCGTGGGCGGGTTCCTGTTCGTCCAGCTCGGCCACGCCGTCTGGCCCGTGCTCGGCGCGGTGTCGCTGGTCGGCGCGGTGATCGGGTACTTCGCCACCCGGCAGAACCCCCGCGTCGCGGAGAAGGCGGAGGAACCGGTCAGCCAGAGCTGA
- a CDS encoding S8 family serine peptidase: MSRPRKRGRASTAVVLAFGLVAAVPTGAGAGSPAPAERPAAQPRTVTLITGDRVVVTGEAVGAFRPGPGREAMTFHSAYRDGRLHVVPEDAAKGVAAGRLDPRLFDVTGLIEAGYDDANSDHVPIIVTGAPTGLRATRALPGAVAAQAPKADAGAAFRDLLADPGVTKVWLDGMLRPSLDRSTAQIGAPTAWRAGLTGRGVKVAVLDGGVDGRHPDLAGREVAERNFTDDPDATDRDGHGTHVAATIASGHREYRGVAPGARILDGKVCANGGCPESWVMAGMRWAVDEGADIVNLSLGGYDSPGVDPLEEAVNRLSEETGALFVVAAGNGGRSRSIDSPGSADAALTVGAVRHDDDLAHFSSRGPRNGDGAVKPDITAPGLNIVAARAADAVIGTPVGRRHLALSGTSMATPHVAGAAALLAQQHPDWTGARIKAALMASAEPNPDLGVFDQGTGRVDLTRAISATVGADPVSLAFAEQQWPHHDDTPVTKTVTYRNNGRQPVAFDLTAELRGPDGRPAPAGLLTASPARVTVPAGGTAAVAVTADTRVGSLDGVFSGVLVGGPTRTPVSLAREVESHEIAVAHLDAGGDPAPDHTTVLVGMDNDVFTSLYGVDGTATARVPKGEYLARSFVRTGDRAAVIARPSLTVDADHTRFTVDARVAAPIEVTPPEPGTTAVIGDINLSRVLNGRRVVLNTAFLTGFANLSLGHDGPALPEQELNTSIGAQFQGAPVDGTPVHYRFRWFERGSVPTGFTRAPSADDLVEVRTDFAPGPADRLHLHSGSANPPDDSGGWSVLLPVPAGGAVVDRITPERMTWDWSYLRQSPDYRTEADYSAFDRTYEPGRDHEERFLFPVLGPGLSGYAANYLSVHEDRITSQVPLFNDRDGNLGRSSARSARTSLYRDGRLVGLIRDQWGEFSVEAGEARYRVEHDVVRDPAAYELSTHVTGAWTFRADVLPDGHGRRLPMSVVRFTPALDDAGGTPAGGLLRVPLTVEQQEGADNGEVGRVRVDVSFDDGRTWRTVPVAGGAALVRHPDAAGYASLRASGSDDDGNTFEHTVIRAYRITG, encoded by the coding sequence GTGTCCAGACCACGAAAGCGCGGTAGGGCCTCGACGGCCGTCGTCCTGGCGTTCGGGCTCGTCGCCGCGGTGCCCACGGGGGCCGGGGCGGGGTCGCCCGCACCCGCGGAACGCCCGGCGGCCCAGCCGCGGACCGTCACGTTGATCACCGGCGACCGGGTCGTGGTGACCGGCGAGGCGGTCGGCGCGTTCCGGCCGGGGCCCGGCCGCGAGGCGATGACGTTCCACTCCGCGTACCGGGACGGGCGGTTGCACGTCGTCCCCGAGGACGCGGCGAAGGGCGTGGCCGCGGGCCGGCTCGACCCGCGGTTGTTCGACGTCACCGGGCTGATCGAGGCCGGGTACGACGACGCGAACAGCGACCACGTGCCGATCATCGTCACCGGTGCGCCCACCGGCCTGCGCGCCACCCGGGCGTTACCCGGCGCGGTGGCCGCACAGGCGCCCAAGGCCGACGCCGGCGCCGCGTTCCGCGACCTGCTCGCCGACCCCGGCGTGACCAAGGTGTGGCTCGACGGCATGCTGCGCCCTTCCCTCGACCGCTCCACCGCGCAGATCGGCGCGCCCACCGCGTGGCGGGCGGGCCTGACCGGCCGGGGCGTGAAGGTCGCCGTGCTCGACGGCGGCGTGGACGGCCGGCACCCCGACCTGGCGGGCCGGGAGGTCGCCGAGCGCAACTTCACCGACGACCCCGACGCCACCGACCGCGACGGCCACGGCACGCACGTCGCCGCCACCATCGCGAGCGGCCACCGGGAGTACCGGGGCGTCGCGCCCGGCGCCCGCATCCTCGACGGCAAGGTGTGCGCGAACGGCGGGTGCCCCGAGTCCTGGGTCATGGCGGGGATGCGGTGGGCCGTCGACGAGGGCGCGGACATCGTCAACCTCAGCCTCGGCGGCTACGACTCCCCCGGCGTCGACCCGCTGGAGGAGGCGGTCAACCGGCTGTCCGAGGAGACCGGCGCCCTGTTCGTCGTCGCGGCAGGCAACGGCGGGCGGTCCAGGTCCATCGACTCGCCGGGCAGCGCCGACGCCGCGCTCACCGTCGGCGCGGTCCGGCACGACGACGACCTGGCGCACTTCTCCAGCCGCGGTCCCCGCAACGGCGACGGCGCGGTGAAGCCCGACATCACCGCGCCCGGCCTCAACATCGTCGCCGCCAGGGCCGCCGACGCCGTCATCGGCACCCCGGTCGGCAGGCGGCACCTGGCCCTGTCCGGCACGTCGATGGCCACCCCGCACGTCGCCGGCGCGGCGGCCCTGCTCGCCCAGCAGCACCCCGACTGGACCGGCGCGCGGATCAAGGCCGCCCTCATGGCGTCCGCCGAGCCGAACCCGGACCTGGGCGTGTTCGACCAGGGCACCGGCCGGGTGGACCTGACCAGGGCGATCAGCGCCACCGTCGGCGCCGACCCGGTGAGCCTCGCGTTCGCGGAGCAGCAGTGGCCGCACCACGACGACACCCCCGTGACCAAGACCGTCACCTACCGCAACAACGGCCGGCAGCCGGTCGCGTTCGACCTCACCGCCGAACTCCGCGGCCCGGACGGCCGGCCCGCGCCGGCGGGCCTGCTCACCGCCTCCCCGGCGCGGGTCACCGTGCCTGCTGGCGGCACGGCCGCCGTGGCGGTCACCGCGGACACCAGGGTCGGCTCCCTCGACGGCGTCTTCTCGGGCGTCCTCGTCGGCGGGCCGACGCGCACCCCGGTCAGCCTCGCCCGCGAGGTCGAGAGCCACGAGATCGCGGTCGCGCACCTCGACGCCGGGGGCGACCCCGCCCCCGACCACACCACGGTGCTCGTGGGCATGGACAACGACGTCTTCACGTCCCTGTACGGGGTGGACGGCACCGCCACCGCGCGCGTGCCGAAGGGCGAGTACCTGGCGCGCTCGTTCGTCCGCACCGGCGACCGGGCGGCGGTGATCGCCCGGCCGAGCCTGACCGTCGACGCCGACCACACCCGGTTCACCGTCGACGCCCGGGTGGCCGCGCCGATCGAGGTCACGCCGCCCGAGCCCGGCACGACCGCGGTGATCGGGGACATCAACCTCTCCCGGGTGCTCAACGGCCGGCGCGTCGTGCTCAACACGGCGTTCCTGACCGGTTTCGCGAACCTGTCGCTCGGCCACGACGGCCCGGCGCTGCCCGAGCAGGAGCTGAACACCTCGATCGGCGCCCAGTTCCAGGGCGCCCCGGTCGACGGGACGCCGGTGCACTACCGGTTCCGCTGGTTCGAGCGGGGCTCGGTGCCCACCGGGTTCACCCGCGCGCCGAGCGCGGACGACCTGGTCGAGGTGCGGACGGACTTCGCCCCCGGTCCCGCCGACCGCCTGCACCTGCACAGCGGCAGCGCCAACCCGCCGGACGACTCGGGCGGCTGGTCGGTGCTGCTGCCCGTGCCCGCGGGCGGCGCGGTCGTGGACCGCATCACGCCGGAGCGGATGACCTGGGACTGGTCCTACCTGCGGCAGTCGCCCGACTACCGCACCGAGGCCGACTACTCCGCGTTCGATCGCACGTACGAACCCGGCCGCGACCACGAGGAGCGGTTCCTGTTCCCGGTGCTGGGTCCCGGTCTGTCCGGGTACGCGGCGAACTACCTGAGCGTGCACGAGGACCGCATCACGTCCCAGGTGCCGCTGTTCAACGACCGCGACGGCAACCTGGGCCGTTCGTCCGCCCGGTCGGCACGCACCTCCCTGTACCGCGACGGCCGCCTGGTCGGCCTGATCCGGGACCAGTGGGGCGAGTTCAGCGTGGAGGCGGGCGAGGCCCGCTACCGGGTGGAGCACGACGTGGTGCGCGACCCGGCGGCGTACGAGCTGAGCACGCACGTCACCGGTGCGTGGACGTTCCGCGCGGACGTCCTCCCCGACGGCCACGGCCGCCGGTTGCCGATGTCGGTGGTCCGCTTCACCCCCGCCCTCGACGACGCGGGCGGCACCCCCGCCGGCGGCCTGCTGCGCGTGCCGCTGACCGTGGAGCAGCAGGAAGGGGCGGACAACGGCGAGGTGGGTCGGGTGCGGGTCGACGTGTCGTTCGACGACGGCAGGACCTGGCGGACGGTGCCCGTCGCCGGTGGCGCGGCCCTGGTGCGGCACCCGGACGCGGCCGGGTACGCCTCGCTGCGCGCCTCCGGTTCGGACGACGACGGCAACACGTTCGAGCACACCGTGATCCGCGCTTACCGGATCACCGGGTAG
- a CDS encoding ABC transporter ATP-binding protein — MSTTTTNRAPARMGAGFGGMGMPMGKAENFTPSAKRLVRRLRPERNAVAAVVALGVTSVAFAVAGPKILGHATDIIFDGVLGRLRGEPGAGVDFGALGQVLTWVLALYLASSLFAWAQGRILNNVVQRVVLTLRADVEAKLHRLPLRYFDGQPRGETLSRVTNDIDNVSTTLQQTLSQLLTSLLTVVGVLIMMITISPLLALIALLLIPVSVIVTGRIRKVSQAQFVAQWKQTGALNAHIEEAFTGHQLVKVFGRQRESEEEFRRRNEALVGSATKAQFVSGLIMPIMMFLSNLSYVAVAVVGGLRITSGAMTLGEVQAFIQYSRQFTQPLTQVASMANLMQSGVASAERVFEVLDAEEQTPDPADAPVPEASRGKVVFERVGFAYREDQPLIEDLSLVAEPGQTVAIVGPTGAGKTTLVNLVLRFYELDSGRITLDGTDITALRRSDLRSRIGMVLQDTWLFGGTIRDNIAYGRPNATEEEIVAAARATYVDRFVRTLPDGYDTVIDEEGTNVSAGEKQLLTIARAFLADPSLLILDEATSSVDTRTESLVQHAMAALRSSRTSFVIAHRLSTIRDADLILVMEAGRIVEQGTHDELLAAGGAYHRLYSAQFAAAG, encoded by the coding sequence ATGAGCACCACCACGACGAACCGGGCGCCCGCGCGGATGGGCGCGGGCTTCGGCGGCATGGGCATGCCGATGGGCAAGGCCGAGAACTTCACGCCGTCGGCCAAGCGGCTCGTGCGGCGGCTGCGCCCCGAGCGGAACGCGGTCGCGGCCGTCGTCGCGCTGGGCGTGACCAGCGTGGCGTTCGCGGTGGCCGGGCCGAAGATCCTGGGCCACGCCACGGACATCATCTTCGACGGCGTCCTCGGACGGCTGCGCGGCGAGCCGGGCGCCGGCGTCGACTTCGGCGCGCTCGGTCAGGTGTTGACCTGGGTGCTGGCGCTGTACCTGGCCTCGTCGCTGTTCGCCTGGGCGCAGGGCCGCATCCTCAACAACGTCGTGCAGCGCGTGGTCCTGACGCTGCGCGCCGACGTGGAGGCGAAGCTGCACCGGCTGCCGCTGCGCTACTTCGACGGCCAGCCGCGCGGCGAGACGCTGTCGCGGGTCACCAACGACATCGACAACGTCTCCACCACGTTGCAGCAGACGCTGAGCCAGCTGCTGACGTCGCTGCTCACCGTGGTGGGGGTGCTGATCATGATGATCACCATCTCGCCGCTGCTGGCGCTGATCGCGCTGCTGCTGATCCCGGTGTCGGTGATCGTGACCGGCCGCATCCGCAAGGTCTCGCAGGCGCAGTTCGTGGCGCAGTGGAAGCAGACCGGCGCGCTGAACGCGCACATCGAGGAGGCGTTCACCGGCCACCAGCTGGTGAAGGTGTTCGGCAGGCAGCGGGAGTCCGAGGAGGAGTTCCGGCGGCGCAACGAGGCGCTGGTGGGTTCGGCGACGAAGGCGCAGTTCGTGTCCGGCCTGATCATGCCGATCATGATGTTCCTGTCGAACCTCAGCTACGTGGCGGTCGCGGTGGTCGGCGGCCTGCGCATCACGTCGGGCGCGATGACCCTCGGCGAGGTGCAGGCGTTCATCCAGTACTCGCGCCAGTTCACCCAGCCGCTGACCCAGGTGGCGTCGATGGCGAACCTGATGCAGTCGGGTGTGGCGTCGGCGGAGCGGGTGTTCGAGGTCCTCGACGCCGAGGAGCAGACCCCGGACCCGGCCGACGCCCCGGTCCCCGAGGCGAGCCGCGGCAAGGTGGTGTTCGAGCGCGTCGGGTTCGCCTACCGGGAGGACCAGCCGCTGATCGAGGACCTGTCGCTGGTCGCCGAACCCGGTCAGACGGTGGCGATCGTGGGACCGACCGGGGCGGGCAAGACCACGCTGGTCAACCTGGTGCTGCGCTTCTACGAGCTCGACTCCGGCCGGATCACCCTGGACGGCACGGACATCACCGCGCTGCGCCGCTCCGACCTCCGGTCGAGGATCGGCATGGTCCTCCAGGACACGTGGCTGTTCGGCGGCACGATCCGCGACAACATCGCCTACGGCCGCCCGAACGCGACGGAGGAGGAGATCGTCGCCGCCGCGCGCGCCACCTACGTGGACCGGTTCGTGCGGACCCTGCCCGACGGGTACGACACGGTGATCGACGAGGAGGGCACGAACGTCAGCGCGGGCGAGAAGCAGCTGCTGACGATCGCGCGCGCGTTCCTGGCCGACCCGTCGCTGCTCATCCTGGACGAGGCGACGTCGTCGGTGGACACGCGGACCGAGTCGCTGGTGCAGCACGCGATGGCGGCGCTGCGGTCGTCGCGCACGAGCTTCGTCATCGCCCACCGCCTGTCCACGATCCGGGACGCTGACCTGATCCTGGTGATGGAGGCGGGCCGCATCGTGGAGCAGGGCACCCACGACGAGCTGCTCGCGGCGGGCGGCGCGTACCACCGGCTGTACTCGGCCCAGTTCGCGGCGGCGGGCTGA
- a CDS encoding ABC transporter ATP-binding protein, producing the protein MLSRLLRTHLRPYRRELSIVLALQLVGTVASLYLPSLNADVIDFGIATGDTDYIVSTGGWMLLVSAIQIACSIGAVFYSARVAMNFGRDVRSAVFHRVGRFSAREVAAFGPSSLITRTTNDVQQVQLLVVMVCTVLVTAPIMCVAGIVMALREDVGLSWLLLVCVPALAVSIGLIVVRMVPQFRLMQERIDAVNRVLREQLAGIRVVRAFVREPHESERFAGVNQALTDTALRVGRLQALVFPVVMLILNGSSVAVLWFGAHRVDTGQMQVGALTAFISYLVQILMSVMMATFISMMIPRAAVSAERINEVLDTDSSVTPPANPVVELPRQARVEFVDAEFRYPGAAEPVLRDITFTAEAGRTTAIIGSTGAGKTTLVNLIPRLIDVTSGAVLVDGADVREVDADVLCSRIGLVPQRPYLFTGTIASNLRYGNPDATDEELWAALEVAQARDFVEAMPEGLDAPIAQGGTNVSGGQRQRLSIARALVRAPGVYLFDDAFSALDLATDARLRAALRPRTAHAVVIVVAQRVSTIIDADLIVVLDNGSVVGTGTHHELLATCPTYVEIVESQLTPEQAA; encoded by the coding sequence TTGCTCAGCCGCCTGCTCCGCACGCACCTGCGGCCGTACCGGCGAGAACTCTCGATCGTGCTGGCGCTCCAACTCGTCGGCACCGTCGCCTCGCTGTACCTGCCCAGCCTCAACGCCGACGTCATCGACTTCGGCATCGCCACCGGCGATACCGACTACATCGTGTCCACCGGCGGGTGGATGCTGCTGGTCAGCGCCATCCAGATCGCCTGCTCCATCGGCGCCGTCTTCTACAGCGCCCGGGTCGCCATGAACTTCGGCCGCGACGTGCGGTCGGCCGTGTTCCACCGCGTCGGCCGGTTCTCCGCCCGCGAGGTCGCCGCGTTCGGGCCGTCCTCCCTGATCACCCGCACCACCAACGACGTGCAGCAGGTGCAACTGCTGGTGGTGATGGTGTGCACCGTGCTGGTCACCGCGCCGATCATGTGCGTGGCGGGCATCGTGATGGCGCTGCGCGAGGACGTCGGCCTGTCCTGGCTGCTGCTCGTGTGCGTGCCCGCCCTCGCGGTGTCGATCGGGCTCATCGTGGTGCGGATGGTCCCCCAGTTCCGCCTGATGCAGGAGCGCATCGACGCCGTCAACCGGGTGCTGCGCGAGCAGCTGGCCGGCATCCGCGTGGTGCGCGCGTTCGTCCGCGAGCCGCACGAGAGCGAGCGGTTCGCCGGCGTCAACCAGGCGCTCACCGACACCGCGCTGCGGGTCGGCCGGTTGCAGGCGCTGGTCTTCCCGGTCGTGATGCTGATCCTGAACGGGTCGAGCGTGGCCGTGCTGTGGTTCGGCGCGCACCGGGTCGACACCGGGCAGATGCAGGTCGGCGCGCTGACCGCGTTCATCAGCTACCTGGTGCAGATCCTCATGTCGGTCATGATGGCCACGTTCATCTCGATGATGATCCCGCGCGCCGCGGTGAGCGCCGAGCGGATCAACGAGGTGCTCGACACCGACTCGTCCGTGACACCTCCCGCGAACCCCGTCGTGGAGCTGCCCCGGCAGGCCCGGGTCGAGTTCGTCGACGCGGAGTTCCGCTACCCCGGCGCGGCGGAGCCGGTGCTGCGCGACATCACGTTCACGGCCGAAGCCGGCCGGACGACCGCGATCATCGGCAGCACCGGCGCGGGCAAGACCACGCTGGTCAACCTGATCCCCCGGCTCATCGACGTCACGTCCGGCGCGGTGCTGGTCGACGGTGCGGACGTGCGGGAGGTCGACGCGGACGTGCTGTGCTCGCGCATCGGCCTGGTGCCGCAGCGGCCGTACCTGTTCACCGGCACGATCGCGAGCAACCTGCGCTACGGCAACCCCGACGCGACCGACGAGGAGCTGTGGGCGGCGCTGGAGGTGGCGCAGGCGCGCGACTTCGTGGAGGCCATGCCCGAAGGGCTGGACGCGCCGATCGCACAGGGCGGCACGAACGTGTCCGGCGGCCAGCGGCAGCGGTTGTCGATCGCGCGGGCGCTGGTCCGCGCACCCGGCGTGTACCTGTTCGACGACGCGTTCTCCGCGCTGGACCTGGCCACCGACGCCCGGCTGCGCGCGGCGCTGCGCCCGCGCACGGCGCACGCGGTGGTGATCGTCGTGGCCCAGCGCGTGTCGACGATCATCGACGCGGACCTGATCGTGGTGCTGGACAACGGTTCCGTGGTCGGCACCGGCACGCACCACGAGCTGTTGGCGACGTGCCCCACGTACGTCGAGATCGTCGAGTCCCAGCTGACCCCGGAGCAGGCCGCATGA